Proteins from one Octopus bimaculoides isolate UCB-OBI-ISO-001 chromosome 19, ASM119413v2, whole genome shotgun sequence genomic window:
- the LOC106871255 gene encoding superoxide dismutase [Mn], mitochondrial isoform X1 — protein MMLNNLMTIRQAVVRSCILAERLVKSTACGFVSAQIRYKHTLPDLPYDYNALEPYISADIMKLHHQKHHATYINNLNIAEEKLANAVTKEDTSTIISLQPALKFNGGGHLNHSIFWEILSPHGGGEPEGDLLAAIVRDFGSFEKLKNDLVASSVAVQGSGWGWLGYDAVSKQLKIATCANQDPLKATTGLVPLFGIDVWEHAYYLQYKNVRPDYVKAIFNIANWKKVAALFKAATESA, from the exons GTCATGTATCCTTGCAGAGAGATTGGTCAAATCCACTGCATGTGGATTTGTTTCTGCTCAGATTCGCTATAAACACACATTACCTGATCTCCCATATGACTACAATGCTTTAGAGCCATATATCAGTGCTGATATTATGAAACTCCACCACCAAAAACATCATGCTACATATATCAACAATCTCAATATTGCAGAAGAGAAACTGGCTAATGCAGTAACCAAAG AGGATACATCAACTATCATTAGTCTTCAACCTGCTCTGAAGTTCAATGGTGGAGGCCATCTCAATCATAGCATATTTTGGGAAATACTGAGTCCACATGGAGGAGGAGAACCTGAAGGTGATTTGCTGGCAGCCATTGTAAGAGATTTTGGATCCTTTGAGAAATTGAAGAATGACTTAGTTGCTTCCAGTGTGGCAGTGCAAGGTTCTGGATGGGGATGGTTAGGCTATGATGCAGTATCTAAACAGCTAAAAATAGCGACTTGTGCTAATCAAGATCCACTGAAAGCAACCACAG GTTTGGTACCGCTGTTTGGCATTGATGTGTGGGAACATGCCTATTATCTACAATACAAGAATGTACGTCCAGATTATGTTAAAGCTATTTTCAACATCGCCAACTGGAAGAAAGTTGCTGCACTGTTCAAAGCTGCTACTGAGTCAGCTTAA
- the LOC106871255 gene encoding superoxide dismutase [Mn], mitochondrial isoform X2 → MKLHHQKHHATYINNLNIAEEKLANAVTKEDTSTIISLQPALKFNGGGHLNHSIFWEILSPHGGGEPEGDLLAAIVRDFGSFEKLKNDLVASSVAVQGSGWGWLGYDAVSKQLKIATCANQDPLKATTGLVPLFGIDVWEHAYYLQYKNVRPDYVKAIFNIANWKKVAALFKAATESA, encoded by the exons ATGAAACTCCACCACCAAAAACATCATGCTACATATATCAACAATCTCAATATTGCAGAAGAGAAACTGGCTAATGCAGTAACCAAAG AGGATACATCAACTATCATTAGTCTTCAACCTGCTCTGAAGTTCAATGGTGGAGGCCATCTCAATCATAGCATATTTTGGGAAATACTGAGTCCACATGGAGGAGGAGAACCTGAAGGTGATTTGCTGGCAGCCATTGTAAGAGATTTTGGATCCTTTGAGAAATTGAAGAATGACTTAGTTGCTTCCAGTGTGGCAGTGCAAGGTTCTGGATGGGGATGGTTAGGCTATGATGCAGTATCTAAACAGCTAAAAATAGCGACTTGTGCTAATCAAGATCCACTGAAAGCAACCACAG GTTTGGTACCGCTGTTTGGCATTGATGTGTGGGAACATGCCTATTATCTACAATACAAGAATGTACGTCCAGATTATGTTAAAGCTATTTTCAACATCGCCAACTGGAAGAAAGTTGCTGCACTGTTCAAAGCTGCTACTGAGTCAGCTTAA